Proteins from one Neodiprion fabricii isolate iyNeoFabr1 chromosome 5, iyNeoFabr1.1, whole genome shotgun sequence genomic window:
- the LOC124183447 gene encoding mediator of RNA polymerase II transcription subunit 9 — protein sequence MMEVVEIAEEAPARSQFTVDDLDIEILPLVYEIIRSVEKDPHDNTQKAKDSQDTSHKILDLQKKLDSARSQIKKLPGIEYSKEEQLQKLETLRRQLKLKRELLLKYRNMCTFDVPKV from the exons ATGATGGAAGTTGTTGAGATAGCAGAGGAAGCGCCTGCTCGAAGTCAGTTCACAGTCGACGATCTAGACATAGAAATTCTACCGCTTGTTTACGAAATAATCCGAAG CGTGGAAAAAGATCCTCATGACAACACCCAAAAAGCTAAGGACTCTCAGGATACGAGTCACAAAATACtagatttacaaaaaaaattggactcTGCACGATCACAG ataaaaaaattgcctgGGATAGAATATAGCAAAGAGGAGCAATTACAGAAGCTAGAAACACTTCGCAGGCAGCTCAAGTTGAAGCGAGAACTACTACTCAAGTATCGTAATATGTGCACATTCGACGTACCcaaagtataa